Proteins encoded in a region of the Oncorhynchus gorbuscha isolate QuinsamMale2020 ecotype Even-year linkage group LG16, OgorEven_v1.0, whole genome shotgun sequence genome:
- the skor2 gene encoding SKI family transcriptional corepressor 2, with translation MTTPPSSFQQEPLTPPSSFQQEPLTPPRPPHSSLKPNQVGQVVLYGVPIVSLVIDHQERLCLAQISNTLLKNYSYNEIHNRRVALGITCVQCTPVQLEILRRAGAMPISSRRCGMITKREAERLCKSFLGENNPPKLPDNFAFDVSHECAWGSRGNFIPARYNSSRAKCIKCSYCSMYFSPNKFIFHSHRTPEAKYIQPDAANFNSWRRHLKLSDKTPPDDLAFAWEDVKAMFNGGSRKRCLPSSHCSAMGPGKVVNSGLPHMMTPDLVQKRSRFEEEEDLDGSSLSPRKNTRSYPVIPVPSKGFGMLQKFPPTSLFPNPYSFPAFSLCHQKKDDSEVAGGQKNTGLSGLLWPGRKDTFYPPFCMFWPPRTAGGLPVPTYLQPQRSVNTLSSLAESPSLRQAFLDLSEPPHPGAGPGMRATPRSGLFDLDSSTLTSDLHPVTSEGWLKVLDTPSLQARKAYYHSAFRPVVKDAESIAKLHGNLDEFGSELHLSPGTSCSYTHKSRDHGLPVYATKENSKTADENKEPSSFFVSETKSSDPEYWREMAGDQTQDGSSPVPLKEDVENMEKEELQKVLLEQIDLRRRLEQEFHALKGNSPFPVFRLPLCI, from the exons ATGACGACCCCCCCCAGCTCATTCCAGCAGGAGCCCCTGACTCCCCCCAGCTCATTCCAGCAGGAGCCCCTGACCCCCCCCAGACCCCCCCACTCCTCCCTGAAGCCCAACCAGGTGGGTCAAGTGGTTCTGTATGGTGTACCCATCGTCTCCTTGGTGATTGACCATCAGGAGCGGCTGTGTCTGGCCCAGATCTCCAACACTTTGCTAAAGAACTACAGCTATAACGAGATCCACAACCGCCGCGTGGCGCTGGGTATCACCTGTGTTCAGTGCACCCCTGTCCAGCTGGAGATCCTGAGGCGAGCTGGCGCCATGCCCATCTCCTCCCGCCGCTGTGGCATGATCACCAAGCGAGAGGCGGAGCGGCTGTGTAAGTCCTTCCTGGGGGAGAACAACCCCCCCAAACTGCCTGACAACTTCGCCTTTGATGTGTCACACGAGTGTGCCTGGGGTAGTCGTGGTAACTTCATCCCAGCGCGCTACAACAGCAGCAGAGCCAAGTGCATCAAGTGTTCCTACTGTAGCATGTACTTCTCTCCTAACAAGTTCATCTTCCACTCTCACCGTACTCCTGAAGCCAAGTACATCCAGCCGGACGCTGCTAACTTCAACTCCTGGAGACGCCACCTGAAGCTGTCAGATAAAACCCCTCCTGATGACCTGGCGTTTGCCTGGGAGGACGTGAAGGCCATGTTTAATGGTGGCAGCAGGAAGCGGTGTCTACCCTCATCTCACTGCTCCGCCATGGGGCCGGGGAAGGTTGTGAACTCTGGTCTGCCCCACATGATGACCCCTGACCTGGTCCAGAAGAGGAGCCGcttcgaggaggaggaggacctggaTGGAAGCAGCCTGTCTCCCCGTAAGAACACTCGCAGCTACCCGGTGATCCCTGTGCCCAGTAAAGGGTTCGGCATGCTGCAGAAGTTCCCCCCTACCTCCCTGTTCCCCAACCCTTACTCCTTCCCAGCCTTCAGCCTCTGTCATCAGAAGAAAGATGACAGTGAGGTGGCTGGAGGACAGAAGAACACTGGTCTATCAGGTCTGCTGTGGCCAGGTCGTAAAGACACCTTCTACCCTCCGTTCTGCATGTTCTGGCCCCCTAGGACTGCTGGGGGCCTCCCAGTGCCCACCTACCTGCAGCCACAACGCTCCGTCAACACTCTGTCCTCATTGGCCGAGAGCCCCTCCCTCAGGCAGGCCTTCCTCGACCTATCAGAGCCCCCACACCCAGGGGCGGGGCCAGGCATGAGAGCCACACCCAGGTCAGGTCTGTTTGACCTTGACTCCTCCACCCTGACCTCTGACTTGCACCCTGTGACCTCAGAGGGCTGGCTGAAGGTGTTGGACACCCCGTCTCTCCAGGCTAGGAAAGCCTACTACCACTCAGCCTTCCGACCCGTCGTCAAAGATGCAGAAAGCATCGCCAAGCTCCATGGCAACCTGGATGAGTTTGGATCAGAGCTCCACCTGTCCCCCGGGACCAGCTGCAGCTAC ACTCATAAAAGCAGAGACCATGGACTGCCTGTTTATGCAACCAAAGAAAACTCCAAAACAGCTG aTGAAAACAAAGAACCTAGCAGCTTCTTTGTATCAGAGACTAAATCATCTGACCCTGAGTACTGGAGAGAGATGGCAG